A single window of Thiomicrorhabdus immobilis DNA harbors:
- the fusA gene encoding elongation factor G has protein sequence MARTTPLDRYRNIGIMAHIDAGKTTTTERILYYTGVSHKIGEVHDGGATMDWMEQEQERGITITSAATTCHWSGMAKQYPQHRINIIDTPGHVDFTIEVERSLRVLDGAVTCFCSVSGVEPQSETVWRQADKYGVPRMGFVNKMDRAGANFLNVNQMVIDRLGANPVPMQLPIGAEETFCGVVDLVKMQAIYWAEENMGMEYRYEDIPADMVELAQEWREKMVESAAEATEELMDKYLDEGDLSEEDIKAGIRKRCIDVEIVPMFCGSAFKNKGVQTLLDAVIDYMPAPMDVPAIQGELEDGTAAERHSTDDEPFASLAFKIMTDPYVGTLTFFRVYSGVLTAGSPVYNSTKEKRERIGRILQMHSNSREEIKEVRAGDIACAVGLKDTTTGDTLCDPDNKIVLERMDFPEPVISIAIEPKTKPDQEKMGMALQKLAAEDPSFRVHTDEETNQTIISGMGELHLDIIVDRMKREFKVEANIGAPQVSYRETIKTAVEADGKFVRQSGGRGQYGHVVFKIAPREAGSGFEFINSIVGGAVPREYIGAVEKGAKAQLENGVIAGFPLVDVSVELIDGSYHDVDSNEMAFSVAAGMGIKNGVVKANPVILEPIMKVEVTTPEEYMGDIIGDLNRRRGMVSSMDDIPAGKSIKAEVPLSEMFGYSNQMRSLTQGRANYSMEFLKYNDAPKNIQDEIIASAQKGS, from the coding sequence GTGGCACGTACAACCCCTTTAGATAGATATCGTAATATCGGTATCATGGCCCACATTGATGCGGGTAAAACAACAACTACAGAACGTATTCTGTACTATACCGGTGTGTCTCACAAAATTGGTGAGGTTCATGACGGTGGTGCGACTATGGACTGGATGGAACAAGAGCAAGAGCGTGGTATTACAATCACTTCAGCAGCGACAACTTGTCACTGGAGTGGTATGGCTAAGCAGTATCCACAGCACCGTATCAATATCATCGATACTCCAGGTCACGTTGACTTCACTATCGAAGTTGAACGTTCTCTACGTGTATTAGATGGTGCGGTAACTTGTTTCTGTTCAGTATCTGGTGTTGAGCCACAGTCTGAAACTGTATGGCGTCAAGCAGATAAATACGGTGTTCCTCGTATGGGCTTCGTTAACAAAATGGACCGTGCAGGTGCAAACTTCTTGAACGTAAACCAGATGGTTATTGATCGTTTAGGTGCTAATCCTGTTCCAATGCAGTTACCTATCGGTGCTGAAGAAACTTTCTGTGGTGTAGTTGACCTTGTGAAAATGCAAGCTATCTATTGGGCGGAAGAGAACATGGGTATGGAATATCGTTATGAAGATATCCCAGCAGACATGGTTGAGTTAGCTCAGGAATGGCGTGAAAAGATGGTTGAATCTGCTGCTGAAGCAACAGAAGAGCTAATGGATAAGTACCTTGATGAAGGTGATTTGTCTGAAGAAGATATCAAAGCTGGTATCCGTAAGCGTTGTATCGACGTTGAAATCGTTCCAATGTTCTGTGGTTCTGCATTCAAAAACAAAGGTGTTCAGACTCTGCTTGATGCTGTAATCGATTACATGCCTGCGCCAATGGATGTTCCTGCGATTCAAGGTGAACTTGAAGACGGAACTGCTGCTGAGCGTCATTCAACTGATGATGAGCCGTTTGCTTCATTAGCATTCAAAATCATGACTGACCCATATGTTGGTACTTTAACGTTCTTCCGTGTCTACTCTGGTGTGTTGACGGCAGGTAGCCCTGTTTATAACTCAACAAAAGAGAAGCGTGAGCGTATCGGTCGTATCTTACAGATGCACTCTAACTCTCGTGAAGAGATTAAAGAAGTGCGTGCTGGTGATATCGCTTGTGCGGTAGGTCTAAAAGATACGACAACGGGTGATACTTTATGTGATCCTGACAACAAGATCGTTCTTGAACGTATGGATTTCCCAGAGCCAGTTATCTCAATTGCTATCGAGCCTAAAACTAAGCCTGACCAAGAGAAAATGGGTATGGCGCTTCAGAAGTTAGCGGCAGAAGATCCTTCTTTCCGTGTACATACTGATGAAGAAACGAATCAGACTATCATCTCTGGTATGGGTGAGCTTCACCTGGATATCATTGTTGACCGTATGAAGCGTGAGTTCAAGGTTGAAGCAAATATCGGTGCTCCGCAGGTTTCTTATCGTGAAACAATCAAGACAGCGGTTGAAGCAGACGGTAAGTTTGTACGTCAGTCTGGTGGTCGTGGTCAGTATGGTCATGTTGTCTTCAAGATTGCTCCTCGTGAAGCAGGTAGTGGTTTTGAATTCATCAACTCTATCGTTGGTGGTGCGGTACCTCGTGAATATATCGGTGCTGTTGAGAAAGGTGCTAAGGCTCAGTTGGAGAATGGTGTAATCGCTGGTTTCCCACTTGTTGATGTTTCTGTTGAGTTAATCGATGGTTCATACCATGATGTTGACTCGAACGAAATGGCGTTCTCTGTAGCGGCAGGTATGGGTATCAAGAATGGTGTTGTAAAAGCGAACCCAGTAATTCTTGAGCCTATCATGAAAGTTGAAGTGACTACTCCAGAAGAATACATGGGTGATATCATCGGTGACCTTAACCGTCGTCGTGGTATGGTTTCTAGCATGGATGATATTCCTGCTGGTAAGTCTATTAAGGCTGAAGTACCATTATCAGAAATGTTTGGATATTCAAACCAGATGCGTTCATTGACTCAAGGTCGTGCAAACTACAGCATGGAGTTTTTGAAGTACAATGATGCACCTAAGAATATTCAGGATGAAATCATCGCAAGCGCCCAGAAAGGCTCTTAA
- the rpsJ gene encoding 30S ribosomal protein S10: protein MATQNIRIRLKAFDHRLIDQSAREITETAKRTGAQVRGPIPMPTRKERFTILISPHVNKDARDQYEIRTHKRLLDIVDPTEKTVDALMKLDLAAGVDVQLELR from the coding sequence ATGGCGACTCAAAATATTCGTATTCGCTTGAAAGCTTTTGATCATCGTTTGATTGATCAATCTGCTCGTGAAATTACGGAAACTGCAAAAAGAACTGGTGCGCAAGTACGCGGTCCAATTCCTATGCCAACTCGTAAAGAGCGTTTTACAATTTTGATCTCTCCGCATGTTAATAAAGATGCTCGTGATCAGTACGAAATTCGTACCCACAAGCGTCTGTTAGACATCGTTGATCCAACAGAAAAAACTGTTGATGCATTGATGAAGTTAGACTTAGCTGCTGGTGTAGACGTTCAATTGGAACTACGTTAA
- the rplC gene encoding 50S ribosomal protein L3 yields MSIGIIGKKIGMTRVFNDEGISTPVTVVEVQPNRITQIKTLETDGYSAIQVTTGSVHAGRVSKPAAGHFAKAGVEAGKGLWEFRADDSEMEGLEVGSELTVERFSDIAVVDVTGTTKGKGFQGGIKRHNFSMQDATHGNSISHRSNGSIGQNQTPGRVFKGKKMSGHMGDVRQTTQNLDLVKVDAENGLLLIKGAVPGAKNSTVIVRKAVK; encoded by the coding sequence ATGAGTATTGGTATCATTGGTAAGAAAATCGGAATGACTCGTGTATTTAATGACGAAGGTATTTCTACTCCTGTAACAGTAGTGGAAGTTCAGCCTAATCGTATTACACAGATTAAGACATTAGAGACTGATGGTTATTCTGCGATTCAGGTTACCACTGGATCAGTGCATGCAGGTCGCGTAAGCAAGCCTGCTGCAGGGCATTTTGCGAAAGCAGGTGTTGAAGCTGGTAAAGGGCTTTGGGAATTCCGCGCAGATGATTCTGAGATGGAAGGTCTTGAAGTTGGTTCTGAGTTAACTGTAGAGCGTTTTTCAGACATCGCTGTTGTTGACGTAACTGGTACTACTAAAGGTAAAGGTTTCCAAGGTGGTATTAAGCGTCATAACTTCAGTATGCAAGATGCTACTCACGGTAACTCTATCTCTCACCGTTCTAACGGTTCTATCGGTCAGAACCAGACTCCAGGTCGCGTTTTCAAAGGAAAGAAAATGTCTGGCCATATGGGTGATGTTAGACAAACAACACAGAACTTGGATTTAGTTAAGGTTGATGCAGAAAATGGTCTATTGTTGATCAAAGGTGCAGTACCTGGTGCTAAGAATAGTACTGTCATTGTTCGTAAAGCTGTTAAGTAA
- the rplD gene encoding 50S ribosomal protein L4: protein MDLKLIELASGKENGTVAVSDALFGVDFNEALVHQVVTAYMNAGRQGTKGQKNRAAVSGGGAKPWNQKGTGRARAGTIRSPIWVGGGRAFPGHNRDFSQKVNKKMYRGAMRSIFAELNRTGRLIVVDDFKVDAPKTKEFNAKLAQLNISDALVITEGFDEYLYLSARNLYGADVCDVASIDPVSLIGFQNVVMTQGAVKQLEEQLA, encoded by the coding sequence ATGGATTTAAAATTAATCGAATTAGCTTCTGGTAAAGAAAACGGCACTGTTGCTGTTTCTGATGCCTTATTTGGTGTTGACTTCAATGAAGCACTTGTTCACCAAGTAGTTACTGCATATATGAATGCAGGACGTCAAGGAACTAAGGGTCAAAAGAATCGTGCTGCCGTAAGCGGTGGTGGTGCTAAGCCTTGGAACCAAAAAGGAACTGGTCGTGCACGTGCCGGAACTATCCGTAGCCCTATTTGGGTTGGTGGTGGACGTGCGTTCCCTGGGCATAACCGTGATTTCTCACAAAAAGTAAACAAAAAAATGTACCGTGGTGCGATGCGTTCTATTTTCGCTGAACTAAACCGTACAGGACGTTTAATCGTTGTTGATGATTTCAAAGTTGATGCTCCAAAGACTAAAGAATTTAATGCAAAACTTGCACAGTTAAATATTTCTGATGCATTGGTTATCACTGAAGGTTTTGATGAATATTTGTATTTATCAGCACGTAACCTTTATGGTGCGGATGTATGTGATGTTGCGTCTATCGACCCTGTAAGCCTGATTGGTTTCCAAAACGTTGTTATGACTCAAGGTGCAGTTAAGCAGCTAGAGGAGCAATTAGCATGA
- the rplW gene encoding 50S ribosomal protein L23, with protein MNQERILKVLLAPHVSEKSAIMADAAGQYVFKVLPSATKTEVKQAVESLFEVKVQSVNMINLKGKRKVFKGRQGQRNGVRKAIVRLAPGQDIDFASAE; from the coding sequence ATGAATCAAGAAAGAATTCTAAAAGTATTGCTAGCACCGCATGTATCAGAAAAATCAGCGATTATGGCTGATGCGGCTGGACAGTACGTGTTTAAGGTTTTACCTTCAGCAACTAAAACAGAAGTAAAGCAAGCAGTTGAGTCTTTATTTGAAGTTAAGGTTCAGTCGGTAAATATGATTAACCTTAAAGGTAAGCGTAAAGTTTTCAAAGGTCGTCAAGGACAGCGTAATGGTGTGCGTAAAGCTATCGTTCGTTTAGCTCCTGGTCAAGACATTGACTTCGCTTCAGCTGAATAA
- the rplB gene encoding 50S ribosomal protein L2: MAIVKKSKPTSPGRRFVVSVVEPSLHKGKPHSALLEKKSKSGGRNNNGRITVRHQGGGHKQHYRMVDFKRSKAGVPATVERLEYDPNRTAHIALLKYADGERAYIIAPKNLAAGDVVETGEHVAIKVGNCLPLRNIPVGTIVHNLEMRPGKGAQIARSAGSSASIAGKDGQYVLVRLRSGEMRKILAECKATIGEVGNSEHSLRKLGKAGAKRWRGVRPTVRGVAMNPVDHPHGGGEGRTSGGRNPVTPWGVPTKGKKTRSNKRTDGMIVRRRNKK; encoded by the coding sequence ATGGCAATTGTAAAAAAATCTAAACCGACTTCTCCAGGTCGTCGATTTGTTGTAAGTGTTGTTGAGCCAAGTTTACATAAAGGTAAACCTCATTCAGCTTTACTAGAAAAGAAATCAAAATCAGGTGGTCGTAACAATAACGGTCGTATCACAGTTCGTCATCAAGGTGGTGGTCATAAGCAACACTACCGTATGGTTGACTTCAAGCGCTCTAAAGCTGGTGTGCCAGCAACTGTTGAGCGTTTAGAATACGATCCTAACCGTACTGCTCACATTGCATTGTTAAAATATGCTGATGGTGAGCGTGCATACATTATTGCGCCTAAGAATCTAGCTGCAGGTGATGTGGTTGAGACTGGTGAACACGTAGCAATTAAAGTTGGTAACTGTCTGCCATTACGTAATATCCCAGTTGGAACAATTGTTCACAACTTGGAAATGCGTCCTGGTAAAGGTGCTCAAATTGCACGTAGTGCTGGTTCTTCAGCTTCTATCGCTGGTAAAGATGGACAGTATGTTCTAGTTCGTCTACGTTCTGGTGAAATGCGTAAGATTCTTGCTGAATGTAAAGCAACTATCGGTGAAGTTGGTAACTCTGAACATAGCCTACGTAAGTTAGGTAAGGCTGGTGCTAAGCGCTGGCGTGGTGTTCGTCCTACTGTTCGCGGTGTTGCGATGAACCCTGTTGATCACCCGCATGGTGGTGGTGAAGGTCGTACTTCTGGTGGACGTAACCCTGTTACTCCATGGGGTGTTCCGACTAAAGGTAAGAAGACTCGTAGCAATAAACGTACTGATGGAATGATCGTACGTCGTAGAAACAAAAAATAA
- the rpsS gene encoding 30S ribosomal protein S19 produces MPRSVKKGPFVDHHLYKKVVEAQESGNKRPIKTWSRRSMILPDMIGLTIAVHNGKEHIPVFVSENMVGHKLGEFSMTRYYRGHAADKKAKR; encoded by the coding sequence ATGCCACGTTCAGTTAAAAAAGGACCTTTTGTTGATCATCACTTATATAAAAAAGTGGTAGAGGCACAAGAATCTGGTAATAAACGTCCAATTAAGACATGGTCACGTAGATCTATGATCTTACCTGATATGATCGGTTTAACAATCGCTGTTCATAACGGTAAAGAGCATATTCCTGTTTTCGTATCTGAAAACATGGTTGGCCATAAATTGGGTGAATTTTCAATGACTCGTTATTATCGCGGCCATGCTGCGGATAAGAAAGCTAAGCGCTAA
- the rplV gene encoding 50S ribosomal protein L22: MQVSATHKFARISPQKARLVADLIRGKDVETAVNILAFSDKKAASLIKAVLNSAIANAENNEGADIDELKVTAAYVNAGPIMKRMRARAKGRGNRILKRISHITVTVGDK; this comes from the coding sequence ATGCAAGTAAGTGCAACACATAAATTTGCTCGTATCTCTCCACAAAAAGCTCGCTTGGTAGCAGACTTAATCCGTGGTAAAGATGTAGAGACAGCAGTTAATATTTTAGCATTCAGTGATAAGAAGGCTGCAAGCCTAATTAAAGCAGTATTAAATTCTGCAATCGCAAACGCTGAGAATAACGAAGGTGCTGATATCGATGAATTAAAAGTTACTGCAGCATATGTAAATGCTGGGCCTATCATGAAGCGTATGCGCGCTCGTGCAAAAGGTCGTGGTAACCGTATTTTAAAACGTATCAGTCACATCACTGTCACTGTTGGCGATAAGTAA
- the rpsC gene encoding 30S ribosomal protein S3 translates to MGQKVHPIGIRLGITKDWNSRWYADSKNYSDNLISDVEIRNELNEKLKHASVSKINIERVANGVRVTIHTARPGVVIGKKGEDIEKLKQALTAKTGLPVNINIEEIKKPELDAKLVAESIAQQLEKRIQFRRAMKRAVGNAMRIGAEGIKVTVSGRLNGADIARAEWYREGRVPLHTFRADIDYATFEADTTYGKIGVKVWIFKGEKLGKLALDDNNQSKGKKGRK, encoded by the coding sequence ATGGGTCAAAAAGTTCATCCTATTGGGATTCGTCTTGGAATCACAAAAGATTGGAATTCTCGTTGGTATGCGGATAGCAAAAACTATTCTGATAATTTAATCAGTGATGTTGAGATTCGTAACGAATTGAATGAGAAACTAAAGCATGCATCTGTAAGCAAGATTAATATCGAGCGTGTAGCTAATGGTGTTCGTGTAACAATCCATACAGCTCGTCCAGGTGTTGTTATTGGTAAGAAAGGTGAAGATATTGAGAAGTTAAAGCAAGCTTTAACTGCAAAAACTGGTTTACCAGTAAATATCAACATCGAAGAAATTAAAAAGCCTGAATTAGATGCTAAGTTAGTTGCTGAAAGTATTGCTCAGCAATTAGAAAAGCGTATCCAGTTCCGTCGTGCTATGAAGCGTGCTGTAGGTAATGCAATGCGTATCGGTGCTGAAGGGATCAAGGTTACTGTTTCAGGTCGTCTAAACGGTGCTGATATTGCACGTGCAGAATGGTATAGAGAAGGACGTGTTCCTCTTCACACTTTCCGTGCAGATATCGACTATGCTACTTTTGAAGCAGATACTACTTACGGTAAAATTGGCGTAAAAGTATGGATCTTTAAAGGTGAGAAGCTTGGTAAGCTTGCATTGGATGATAATAATCAATCTAAGGGCAAAAAAGGCCGTAAATAA
- the rplP gene encoding 50S ribosomal protein L16 encodes MLMPKRTKFRKVHKGRNRGLAQVGNKVSFGDFGLKALERGRMTSRQIEAGRRVMTRHVKRGAKIWIRVFPDKPITNKPLEVRMGKGKGSVEYWVAQIQPGRILFEMQGVNESLAREAFALAAAKLPFKTQVVTRTVM; translated from the coding sequence ATGTTAATGCCTAAACGTACTAAATTTAGAAAAGTACACAAAGGACGTAACCGTGGTTTGGCGCAAGTCGGAAACAAAGTTAGCTTCGGTGATTTCGGTCTTAAAGCCTTAGAGCGCGGAAGAATGACTTCACGTCAGATCGAAGCTGGTCGTCGTGTTATGACTCGTCACGTTAAGCGTGGTGCAAAAATTTGGATCCGTGTATTCCCTGATAAGCCAATCACTAACAAACCTCTTGAGGTTCGTATGGGTAAAGGTAAGGGTAGTGTGGAGTATTGGGTAGCTCAAATTCAACCTGGTCGTATTCTTTTTGAGATGCAGGGTGTAAATGAGTCTTTAGCACGCGAAGCATTTGCGCTTGCAGCGGCTAAACTACCTTTTAAAACACAAGTTGTAACAAGAACGGTGATGTAA
- the rpmC gene encoding 50S ribosomal protein L29, with product MTAKELNEKTVEELRAELLNLLKEQFNLRMQNATGQLSNSAQLKTTRRTIARVKTIIRQKVSK from the coding sequence ATGACTGCTAAAGAATTAAATGAAAAAACAGTTGAAGAGCTTAGAGCTGAATTGCTTAATCTTTTGAAAGAGCAATTTAATCTAAGAATGCAAAATGCAACTGGTCAGTTATCTAATTCGGCGCAATTGAAAACGACTCGTCGTACAATTGCTCGAGTTAAAACCATCATTCGTCAAAAAGTGAGTAAGTAA
- the rpsQ gene encoding 30S ribosomal protein S17 — protein sequence MAGQESKARTMQGVVVSNGMQDSIVVSIARFIKHAKYKKFVKKSTKVMAHDADNACGVGDTVTIQETAPISKNKSWALVSIDEKAKI from the coding sequence ATGGCTGGTCAAGAAAGTAAAGCACGTACAATGCAAGGTGTTGTTGTTAGCAATGGTATGCAAGATTCTATCGTTGTTTCTATCGCACGTTTCATTAAGCATGCAAAATACAAAAAATTCGTTAAAAAATCTACTAAGGTTATGGCGCATGACGCTGACAACGCTTGTGGTGTTGGAGATACAGTTACTATTCAAGAAACTGCACCAATCTCTAAGAACAAGTCTTGGGCTTTAGTGAGTATCGACGAAAAAGCAAAAATCTAA
- the rplN gene encoding 50S ribosomal protein L14: MIQMQTILDVADNSGAKRVQCIKVLGGSHRRYASIGDVIKVSVKEAAPRGKVKKGDVYNAVVVRTAKGVRRQDGSLIKFDGNAAVILNAKKEPIGTRIFGPVTRELRNDKFMKIVSLAPEVL; encoded by the coding sequence ATGATTCAGATGCAAACTATACTTGATGTTGCTGATAACAGTGGGGCCAAACGTGTCCAATGCATCAAGGTATTAGGCGGTTCACACCGTCGTTACGCAAGTATTGGTGACGTAATAAAAGTGAGCGTAAAAGAAGCTGCGCCACGTGGAAAAGTGAAGAAAGGTGATGTTTATAACGCCGTTGTTGTTCGTACAGCTAAGGGTGTTAGACGTCAAGATGGTTCTTTGATTAAGTTTGATGGCAACGCTGCTGTAATTCTTAACGCTAAAAAAGAGCCTATCGGAACACGTATCTTCGGCCCAGTAACTCGTGAGTTACGAAACGACAAGTTTATGAAAATCGTTTCTTTAGCTCCTGAAGTTCTATAA
- the rplX gene encoding 50S ribosomal protein L24, with product MNRLRKGDEIIVITGKDKGKRGSVSSVLANGKVLVDGINLVKKHTKANPMTGAQGGIVSKEMPIDASNVALVNPETNKADKVGFKVEGDSKIRFFKSNGKAVDA from the coding sequence ATGAATCGTTTAAGAAAAGGTGATGAAATTATCGTTATTACTGGTAAAGACAAGGGGAAGCGTGGTTCTGTTTCTTCTGTTCTTGCTAACGGTAAAGTTCTGGTAGATGGTATCAACCTAGTAAAGAAGCATACTAAAGCAAACCCAATGACTGGTGCGCAAGGCGGTATCGTTTCTAAAGAGATGCCTATCGATGCCTCAAATGTGGCTTTAGTTAATCCTGAAACAAATAAAGCTGACAAAGTTGGTTTTAAAGTTGAAGGTGATTCTAAAATCCGCTTCTTTAAATCTAATGGTAAAGCGGTTGACGCTTAA
- the rplE gene encoding 50S ribosomal protein L5: MARLQKMYKEQVVSKLVEQFGYKSPMQAPKLTKITINMGVGEAIGDKKVLDNAISDMEAISGQKAMKTLARKSVASFKVRDGYPLGCKVTLRGEKMYEFLDRLINIALPRVRDFRGVNPKAFDGRGNYNLGLKEQIIFPEIEFEKVDKIRGMDINFATTAQTNDEAKALLEAFNFPFKK, encoded by the coding sequence ATGGCAAGATTACAAAAAATGTATAAAGAGCAAGTTGTTTCTAAATTAGTAGAACAATTTGGTTACAAGTCTCCAATGCAAGCTCCTAAGTTGACGAAAATCACGATCAACATGGGTGTTGGTGAAGCTATTGGCGACAAAAAAGTTTTAGATAATGCTATTTCTGATATGGAAGCTATTTCTGGTCAGAAAGCAATGAAGACTTTAGCTCGTAAATCAGTTGCTTCCTTCAAGGTCCGTGATGGATACCCTCTAGGATGTAAAGTGACTTTACGTGGTGAAAAGATGTATGAGTTTTTAGATCGTCTTATCAATATCGCGTTACCTCGTGTACGTGACTTCCGTGGTGTAAACCCGAAAGCATTTGATGGTCGTGGAAACTACAATTTAGGCCTTAAAGAGCAAATTATTTTCCCTGAAATCGAGTTTGAAAAAGTTGATAAAATCCGCGGGATGGATATTAACTTCGCAACTACTGCACAAACTAACGATGAAGCGAAAGCTCTTTTAGAAGCCTTTAACTTTCCGTTTAAGAAATAG
- the rpsN gene encoding 30S ribosomal protein S14, whose protein sequence is MAKQSMIMREAKRAKTVAKYAEKRAALKKASVDMSLSFEERMDAMDKLAALPRNASPVRQRNRCRITGRPHGVYRKFGLSRNMLRELAMAGDVPGLRKASW, encoded by the coding sequence ATGGCTAAGCAATCAATGATTATGCGTGAAGCAAAGCGCGCAAAAACAGTTGCTAAATATGCAGAGAAACGTGCTGCATTAAAAAAAGCATCTGTAGATATGTCTTTGAGTTTCGAAGAGCGTATGGATGCAATGGATAAGCTAGCAGCTCTTCCAAGAAATGCATCGCCTGTTCGTCAACGTAATCGTTGTCGTATTACAGGGCGCCCACACGGTGTTTATAGAAAATTTGGATTGTCACGTAACATGCTAAGAGAGTTAGCTATGGCAGGTGATGTTCCTGGACTAAGAAAAGCCAGTTGGTAA
- the rpsH gene encoding 30S ribosomal protein S8 gives MSMSDPIADMLTRIRNGQMAGHANVVMPSSKLKVAVAKVLSDEGFISTFSINENEGKSELSVDLKYFDGKPVIDMIKRVSRPGLRVYKNKDELPKVIGGLGIAVISTSKGIMTDRDARQAGIGGEVICYVA, from the coding sequence ATGAGTATGTCTGATCCAATTGCTGATATGTTAACTCGTATTCGTAACGGCCAAATGGCTGGTCACGCTAACGTTGTAATGCCTTCTTCTAAGTTAAAAGTAGCAGTAGCTAAAGTTTTATCTGATGAAGGTTTTATTTCTACATTCAGCATTAATGAGAATGAAGGTAAATCTGAACTTTCAGTTGACCTTAAATATTTTGATGGTAAACCAGTAATTGACATGATTAAACGTGTAAGCCGCCCAGGTCTACGTGTTTATAAAAACAAAGATGAGTTACCAAAAGTAATTGGCGGTCTTGGTATCGCTGTAATTTCAACGTCAAAAGGTATTATGACTGACCGCGATGCTCGCCAAGCTGGTATCGGTGGCGAAGTTATTTGCTACGTAGCATAA
- the rplF gene encoding 50S ribosomal protein L6, translating into MSRIAKAPVNLPAGVEVSIDGTTVTVKGSKASLTKEFHSSVIVKNEDGVVNCSPVDGAANGWAHAGTARSIINNMVVGVTDGYEKKLELVGVGYRAKAAGNVLDLTLGFSHPVQHALPEGITVETPTQTEIVVKGADKQVVGQVAAEIRAYRPPEPYKGKGVKYAGERILRKEAKKK; encoded by the coding sequence ATGTCTAGAATTGCAAAAGCTCCAGTGAACTTACCTGCAGGTGTAGAAGTATCTATTGATGGTACTACTGTAACTGTTAAAGGTTCTAAAGCATCTCTAACTAAAGAGTTTCACTCTTCTGTTATTGTTAAGAACGAAGATGGCGTTGTTAACTGTTCACCTGTAGACGGTGCGGCTAATGGTTGGGCTCATGCAGGTACTGCACGTTCAATCATTAACAACATGGTTGTTGGTGTTACAGATGGTTATGAAAAGAAATTAGAGTTAGTTGGTGTTGGTTACCGTGCTAAAGCAGCAGGTAATGTGTTAGACCTAACATTAGGTTTTTCACACCCAGTTCAACATGCGTTACCTGAAGGTATCACTGTTGAAACTCCAACCCAAACTGAAATTGTTGTAAAAGGTGCAGATAAGCAAGTTGTTGGACAAGTTGCTGCTGAAATCCGTGCATATCGTCCACCAGAGCCTTATAAAGGTAAGGGTGTTAAATATGCTGGTGAGCGCATTTTACGTAAAGAAGCTAAGAAGAAATAA
- the rplR gene encoding 50S ribosomal protein L18 produces the protein MDKKTARLRRAKKTRGKINELKMPRLCVHRTSQHIYAQLISATGSEVIASSSTVQADVKKEISNSGNKDAAAAVGKAIAEKAKAAGITAVAFDRSGFKYHGRIQQLAESARENGLEF, from the coding sequence ATGGATAAGAAAACAGCCCGTCTTCGTAGAGCTAAGAAAACTCGTGGAAAAATTAACGAGCTTAAAATGCCTAGACTTTGCGTTCACCGCACGTCACAGCATATTTATGCACAGCTAATTTCAGCTACGGGTTCTGAAGTAATTGCTTCAAGCTCTACTGTACAAGCGGACGTTAAAAAAGAAATTAGTAACAGTGGTAATAAAGATGCTGCTGCTGCAGTAGGTAAAGCAATTGCTGAAAAAGCAAAAGCTGCCGGTATTACAGCTGTTGCTTTTGACCGTTCTGGTTTTAAATATCACGGACGCATCCAACAATTAGCAGAATCAGCCCGTGAAAACGGTCTTGAATTTTAA